The nucleotide window GTCTCCTGGACAAACTGCAGGCCATCAGCAATCACGATCTCTACCCGTGGATCCTGAAAGGCCCCCTGGGAATGCTGTGGCAGGAAACGCTCCGACATCTCGATCACGGCCTGGTCAATCTCCACCTGCACGACTCGCTTGACGTTCGGATGTCGCACCACTTCTCGCAACATGCCTCCGTCTCCCCCTCCGATGATCAGCACCTCCGTGGCTTGACCATGCGCCAACAGTGGCACATGGGCCATCATCTCGTGATAGATGAACTCGTCAGCCTCAGTTGTCTGGACCACACCATCCAGGGCCATCACTCGACCGAAGCAGGGGTTTTGGAAGATGATCAGGTGCTGGTGCTCTGTGCGTTGCTCAAAGAACACCTCGGTGATCTCCAGGTGTTGGCTGTAGCCCTTGTAGAGCTTCTCGCTAAATATCTCCATAGCTACCTGTACGTCCCCGTAACAGTTCCTGTACCTGGAACTGCCCGGGCTGAAAATGAGTTCGTAGCACCTCAACTGCCAGCTCTGGTTTGGCATCACCGCACATGAAGATGTCGAAAGCTGCAAATTGACGCTCCGGCCAGGTATGCACGCTGATGTGTGATTCAGCCAGCACGGCCACTCCGGAAATGCCACCGTTGGGAGTGAAGTGGTGCAGGTGAATGTGGAGTAGGGTGGCCTTGGCAGCCTCGACTGCCTCTCGCATCGCGTGTTCCATCAGTTCCAGATCGTCCAGCTGATCTGCGCCCCAGACATCGACAATCAGGTGAGCACCTGCGCAGGAGACGCCCTCACGGACAATGAAGTGATCTTGTGCGTCCTGTTCGTCATCCAGGTTATGGTAGGCCGGCCAGTTATTGAGGGTAGAAAGATTTTGTTCCATCAGAAACTCCTTGGTGAGTGTGAACCGTTCAGGCAACTGCTTCGAGCAGACCGGGCATCGGGAAAAGCATGGGTCGGCTGAGAGGGATCTCATGCAGTCCGTGCTCGTGGTCGATAAATTTCCACTCCACCTTGGCGAGACCAAAGTCGCTCTGGAGGCGATCAAAAATCAGTTGAGGGTCAAACTCAGCGCAGGAATAAACGTCCATCTGCATCAGGGCAGGGGAGACTTCGTCCCAAACGTGAACAGCGATGTGCGAGGTTTCGATGATGGTGACACTCGTCAGGCCCTGGTTGCCGGGCATGTCCGAGTAGACTGAGAAGGGCCCCATCAGCACTTTCATGCGGATGTCTTGAACCAGTTGGCGCATCCAGTCGTCCATCGCGCTTGGGTTGCAGGGGGGATGATGAATTTCAGCACGGACGATCAAGTGCTTGTGTTCCAGTAGCATGGAAACTCCTTTCAGTCGGGGGGTTCGGAATATTTTCTCCGCATTCCGCTACGGCTAGGCAGCGGGCGGTGGTATTTCAGAGGCGTGCAGGCCGGTGGGGAGTTTCTTCTCACTACGTAGCCACTCCGGGGCGCTGCGCTCGGCGACCGCCGCACGAACCAGCAAACGCTGAACGAGCTGGTGCCGATTCATGTCAAAATCACGACAAAGATTCTTGAGGAGTTGCTTGCTATCCTTCGATAGTTTGATTTCCACTCTCTCTAAACCCTTCTTACGCAGCTTGAGCCGGTAGGTACGTTGCCTTTCCGCATTGCTCTGGCACTGTTTTTCGGGATCCATAACTGCTCCAGCATGGGTGAATCATCAGATTGGAGAACCAACTCCTCCCCAACCTGACGTTATCGGTAACGTTTTTGGACGCAATAGTAAAAATTTGAGCGAAAATAAACCAGAATTCAATATTCTGTTTGAGAATGCAAGATTTTCGTGAAGAATATTTCTGGACTAGGAATTTTATCCAATTTGGTCAAAC belongs to SAR324 cluster bacterium and includes:
- a CDS encoding S-adenosylmethionine decarboxylase yields the protein MLLEHKHLIVRAEIHHPPCNPSAMDDWMRQLVQDIRMKVLMGPFSVYSDMPGNQGLTSVTIIETSHIAVHVWDEVSPALMQMDVYSCAEFDPQLIFDRLQSDFGLAKVEWKFIDHEHGLHEIPLSRPMLFPMPGLLEAVA
- a CDS encoding polyamine aminopropyltransferase, producing the protein MEIFSEKLYKGYSQHLEITEVFFEQRTEHQHLIIFQNPCFGRVMALDGVVQTTEADEFIYHEMMAHVPLLAHGQATEVLIIGGGDGGMLREVVRHPNVKRVVQVEIDQAVIEMSERFLPQHSQGAFQDPRVEIVIADGLQFVQET
- the speD gene encoding adenosylmethionine decarboxylase; protein product: MEQNLSTLNNWPAYHNLDDEQDAQDHFIVREGVSCAGAHLIVDVWGADQLDDLELMEHAMREAVEAAKATLLHIHLHHFTPNGGISGVAVLAESHISVHTWPERQFAAFDIFMCGDAKPELAVEVLRTHFQPGQFQVQELLRGRTGSYGDI